The Mercenaria mercenaria strain notata chromosome 10, MADL_Memer_1, whole genome shotgun sequence genome contains a region encoding:
- the LOC123561754 gene encoding uncharacterized protein LOC123561754, which produces MLASVFVVSLLATGTTLVSSLNFTLSKARVIAGTTGKLSMTCQVTEYDVELFYNLQIRRETNTGWQTIAHAEAVGTGVPALHKDIVNDKDFFVCGILDKDNPLNSNLTVEMNIEKMTYDDARVYTCEMTYKSNDSGTTVFENINATLLIEEADNKTEGQADNKPQSFKCDNGSSSATIGAVLGVTNILTVVYAAYLTVVIRRSRTRSFDDGNLCHRRREPEPTATVAKQGLAVDKQTYSVNDDEDTYDLS; this is translated from the exons ATGTTGGCgtctgtttttgttgtttctttgctGGCCACTGGAACAACATTAG tttccagCTTGAATTTCACTTTATCGAAGGCGCGAGTTATAGCAGGAACTACAGGGAAACTGTCCATGACTTGTCAAGTTACAGAATATGATGTTGAGTTATTCTATAACTTACAGATACGACGAGAAACAAATACCGGATGGCAGACAATAGCACATGCCGAAGCAGTTGGTACTGGAGTGCCAGCTTTACATAAAGACATTGTTAATGACaaggatttttttgtgtgtggtaTTCTGGATAAAGATAACCCACTTAACTCAAACTTAACTGTAGAAATGAATATTGAGAAGATGACTTACGATGATGCCAGAGTATATACATGTGAAATGACATATAAAAGCAACGACTCTGGGACTACTGTCTTTGAAAACATAAATGCCACTCTTTTAATTGAGG AAGCCGACAATAAAACAGAAGGACAAGCAG ACAACAAACCGCAAAGTTTCAAATGTGACAATGGAAGCTCATCGGCGACTATCGGTGCAGTTTTAGGAGTGACAAATATCTTGACAGTAGTGTATGCAGCTTATTTAACAGTGGTTATAAGAAGGTCACGAACAAGGTCGTTTGAcg ATGGAAACTTATGCCACAGAAGACGTGAACC TGAACCTACAGCGACTGTTGCCAAACAGGGTCTGGCTGTTGATAAACAAACGTACTCTGTAAACGACGATGAAGACACTTATGATTTATCATAA